A portion of the Candidatus Stygibacter australis genome contains these proteins:
- a CDS encoding GntR family transcriptional regulator — translation MTEHIPKYLKVKNKIKDDIKDGKIVDKLPGERALAKEFGVAYMTVRKALMELQEEGILHRTTTKGTFVSNGKMSPKVTKNIGFFLDDKIDEGISSPYYSLIFKALEKAAKKAGYNIMIYSDSDEMNPINDQKKIDGSIICCFPRIEYKIQELKKFMPIVLLDNIASDKSIASVTIDNFNSVFESTKYLASQGHERIGFISGLMNSDICKERLHGYLSALNNENLHVDKSLVYKGDYSYGSGEKAAMYFLSLKNPPTAILCANDSMAIGAMKVIQELGLSIPKDISVVGFDDIEVASRVFPTLTTNAAPVEDIAQKSLKLLVSAINGHDIDYQHIILPAKLILRDSCSTIKK, via the coding sequence ATGACTGAGCATATTCCTAAATATCTTAAAGTAAAAAATAAAATCAAAGATGATATCAAAGACGGTAAAATAGTCGATAAATTGCCTGGTGAAAGGGCTCTTGCGAAAGAATTTGGTGTTGCCTATATGACAGTGAGAAAAGCTCTTATGGAATTGCAGGAAGAAGGTATTCTGCATAGAACCACCACCAAGGGGACATTTGTAAGTAATGGTAAGATGAGCCCCAAGGTAACCAAAAATATCGGATTCTTCCTTGATGATAAGATCGATGAAGGAATTTCCAGTCCCTATTATTCACTTATTTTCAAAGCTCTTGAAAAAGCAGCAAAAAAGGCTGGTTATAATATCATGATTTATTCAGATTCTGATGAGATGAATCCCATTAATGATCAGAAAAAAATTGATGGCAGTATCATCTGTTGTTTCCCCCGTATTGAATATAAAATCCAGGAACTCAAAAAATTCATGCCAATTGTCCTCCTGGACAATATTGCTTCAGATAAATCCATCGCCTCAGTAACGATAGATAATTTCAACAGTGTCTTTGAATCCACAAAATACCTGGCATCTCAGGGACATGAGCGGATTGGTTTTATCTCCGGTTTGATGAATTCAGATATTTGCAAAGAAAGACTTCATGGCTATCTAAGTGCTTTAAATAATGAGAATCTGCACGTTGACAAATCCCTGGTTTATAAAGGAGATTATTCCTATGGATCAGGTGAAAAAGCTGCCATGTACTTCTTATCATTAAAAAATCCACCTACTGCCATTTTATGCGCTAATGACTCCATGGCTATTGGGGCAATGAAAGTGATCCAGGAATTAGGGCTCAGTATCCCTAAAGACATAAGTGTTGTGGGTTTCGATGATATTGAGGTCGCCTCCAGAGTATTCCCCACCCTCACCACAAATGCTGCTCCAGTAGAAGATATTGCCCAAAAATCCCTTAAATTACTGGTCTCTGCTATTAATGGACATGATATAGATTACCAGCATATCATCCTCCCGGCAAAGCTCATCCTCAGAGATTCCTGCTCCACAATTAAAAAATAA
- a CDS encoding glycoside hydrolase family 2 TIM barrel-domain containing protein has product MNELVRAVQEKRILVLLAVLQILFFTATVFAQSPEKVTTYQDDNGWKLLVDGQDYFVKGVVWGYTPINENYAYNLYANTDEQIEKILDYECNLMKEAGINTIRCFGLIPPRWVSYIYNKHGIMTIVNPLMGRYGYNVGGVWTAQTNYSDKLTRQTLKHDIVELVKKYKDTPGVIMYALGNESNYGLEWSSFEIENLPVGERHKEKAKSLYSLFNEIIAAGKEVDTNHPFMIVNGDIQYLDLIVEFCPDLDILGVNAYRGVSFTNMWSRVNKELGLPILLTEFGSDAFNAVTFKEDQEGQANIIKGNWQEIYNKSYDKNEEGNALGGCVFEWRDEWWKYKQTENLTVHDKHASWSNGGYSFDFVQGKNNMNEEWYGICRLGGPNDDRVYQAEPRMAYDVLSEIWAIDNFKVDKAEMNAEIDNIDMNLHKIGSGVNLLNSQIAKRSIIRLTGGNLNGEMAFSGKSLEVENNGKNGVAFSNGEMINLEFEFQPTNQISGNFALNILGNVVNKPLEQYYGKRGLSYVTLTTEIDETGMEVTTSKEVTDPERVEIYNFDVLYSTDAFDMRAFYHVPRYHWGYKGDIYGLLYEATDMDGMDIWNAKAPFGIEYMGKKSLEGLTVLAGPEVYWGANPKAIAKYDFGIKGFDFTFIHSEDFSRADASSTATESTERATRQTALSIKTTIIPRTTLEFGYLMAGTEKLDEEYDYYEAGNIYQDKIDLKDTQGARAKITYNTGFGLLDVSANYAGLVADGGSPLREFDTTIPYSTLGNKMEFVGGMLIPIGNVWLLPRGLYRKNLIDSNPIIDPYIEGSQLYPGISPRNRDDDPFAVLDNREAVSGEFFITYDPTPASDFYAWDADKREDAGFAFSIGGNVTSYKKDADADMFFYQEGNTNASFGVGMPAEDVWLAKGRFVMNPNPNFKLIVNLEGGKQQSTGNPDGDAAEYLSLDAKMIFNKKYYLEGYAKQDAWGPYDWYRQFNITYPQQFKLDYSILIDNILDDVLSSKIGINSIFRTLDENSPTNEGIGEDNDYEFQAGIYYSIEF; this is encoded by the coding sequence ATGAATGAATTAGTAAGAGCAGTACAGGAGAAGAGAATTCTTGTCTTACTGGCAGTGCTCCAGATTTTGTTTTTCACAGCGACCGTTTTTGCCCAGTCACCTGAAAAAGTGACAACCTATCAAGATGATAATGGTTGGAAACTTCTGGTAGATGGACAGGATTATTTCGTAAAAGGTGTAGTTTGGGGTTATACTCCAATCAATGAGAATTATGCCTACAATTTATATGCAAACACCGACGAGCAAATTGAGAAAATTCTTGATTATGAATGCAATTTAATGAAGGAAGCGGGTATCAATACAATACGTTGTTTTGGGCTGATTCCTCCCCGCTGGGTAAGCTATATTTATAATAAGCATGGCATCATGACGATCGTGAACCCTCTTATGGGAAGATATGGTTATAATGTAGGTGGGGTATGGACTGCTCAGACAAATTATTCTGATAAACTCACCCGCCAGACCTTGAAGCATGACATTGTGGAACTGGTGAAGAAGTATAAGGATACTCCCGGAGTTATCATGTATGCCCTGGGAAATGAGAGTAATTATGGACTGGAGTGGTCAAGCTTTGAAATCGAGAACCTTCCGGTTGGAGAGCGTCATAAAGAAAAAGCAAAATCACTTTACAGCTTATTTAATGAGATAATTGCTGCTGGTAAAGAAGTGGATACTAATCATCCATTCATGATTGTAAATGGTGACATCCAGTATCTTGATCTGATAGTTGAATTCTGTCCAGACCTTGATATATTAGGCGTTAATGCCTATCGTGGAGTAAGTTTTACTAATATGTGGAGCAGAGTTAATAAGGAACTCGGTTTACCAATACTTTTAACAGAATTTGGTTCTGATGCCTTTAATGCCGTTACATTTAAGGAAGATCAGGAAGGTCAGGCTAATATAATCAAGGGTAACTGGCAGGAAATCTATAATAAGAGCTATGACAAAAATGAAGAAGGCAATGCCCTGGGTGGCTGTGTGTTTGAATGGCGCGATGAGTGGTGGAAATATAAGCAAACCGAAAACCTGACAGTTCATGACAAGCATGCCTCCTGGAGTAATGGTGGTTATTCCTTTGATTTTGTGCAGGGCAAAAATAATATGAATGAAGAATGGTATGGTATCTGCCGTCTGGGTGGTCCTAATGATGATAGAGTTTACCAGGCAGAACCAAGAATGGCTTATGATGTGCTTTCCGAGATCTGGGCAATTGATAATTTTAAAGTAGATAAAGCAGAGATGAACGCTGAAATTGATAATATCGATATGAATCTCCATAAGATTGGCAGTGGGGTGAATCTTTTGAATAGTCAAATTGCCAAACGCAGCATTATTAGACTGACTGGGGGAAACCTTAATGGTGAAATGGCATTTAGTGGAAAATCCCTGGAAGTTGAAAATAATGGCAAAAATGGAGTGGCTTTTTCTAATGGAGAAATGATCAATCTGGAATTTGAATTTCAGCCTACAAATCAGATTTCAGGAAACTTTGCTTTAAATATCCTGGGCAATGTTGTAAATAAACCCCTTGAACAATATTATGGAAAGCGTGGGCTTTCCTATGTGACTTTAACTACAGAGATTGATGAAACCGGGATGGAAGTAACAACTTCCAAGGAAGTTACAGATCCTGAAAGAGTGGAGATCTATAATTTTGACGTACTTTACAGTACGGATGCTTTTGATATGAGAGCTTTTTATCATGTACCTCGTTATCATTGGGGATATAAGGGAGATATTTACGGACTGCTTTATGAAGCCACTGATATGGATGGAATGGATATCTGGAATGCCAAAGCACCTTTTGGAATAGAATATATGGGCAAGAAGTCTCTTGAAGGTCTCACAGTTTTGGCAGGACCTGAGGTGTACTGGGGAGCCAATCCTAAAGCTATAGCTAAATATGATTTTGGCATCAAAGGATTTGATTTTACCTTTATCCATTCAGAAGATTTTTCGCGTGCCGATGCTTCATCGACCGCTACAGAATCAACTGAACGGGCTACACGTCAAACAGCACTTTCGATCAAGACCACTATTATTCCGAGGACTACATTGGAATTTGGTTACCTAATGGCAGGTACAGAAAAGCTGGATGAAGAATATGATTATTATGAAGCTGGAAATATTTACCAGGATAAAATAGACCTTAAGGATACCCAGGGAGCAAGGGCCAAAATCACTTATAATACTGGATTTGGGCTATTAGATGTCTCTGCAAATTATGCAGGTCTGGTAGCTGATGGAGGAAGTCCTTTAAGGGAATTTGATACCACTATTCCTTATTCTACATTGGGTAACAAAATGGAATTTGTTGGTGGCATGCTGATACCGATAGGAAATGTGTGGCTGTTACCTCGGGGATTATACAGAAAAAATCTGATTGATTCCAATCCAATAATAGATCCTTACATTGAAGGCTCACAGCTCTATCCGGGCATTAGCCCTCGTAATCGTGATGATGATCCATTTGCCGTGCTGGATAATAGAGAAGCCGTTTCCGGAGAATTCTTTATCACTTATGATCCCACTCCAGCCAGTGATTTTTATGCCTGGGATGCTGATAAAAGAGAAGATGCCGGATTTGCTTTCAGCATAGGTGGAAATGTCACCAGTTATAAAAAAGATGCTGATGCTGATATGTTCTTTTACCAGGAAGGCAATACAAATGCTTCCTTTGGTGTGGGAATGCCGGCAGAAGATGTCTGGCTGGCAAAAGGCAGATTTGTCATGAACCCCAATCCTAATTTTAAATTGATAGTTAATCTGGAGGGAGGAAAGCAGCAGTCAACTGGTAATCCTGATGGTGATGCAGCAGAATACCTGTCTCTGGACGCCAAAATGATATTTAATAAGAAATATTATCTTGAGGGTTATGCCAAACAAGATGCCTGGGGTCCCTATGACTGGTATCGTCAATTCAATATCACCTATCCCCAGCAATTCAAGCTTGATTATTCTATCCTGATCGATAATATACTTGATGATGTGCTTTCCAGTAAAATTGGTATCAATTCCATCTTTAGAACTCTTGATGAGAATTCACCGACAAATGAAGGGATTGGTGAAGATAATGATTACGAATTCCAGGCTGGTATTTATTACAGCATTGAATTTTAA
- a CDS encoding glycoside hydrolase family 16 protein has protein sequence MINKIFSLILMAAFFLFILSSCDQVTEPDTIIDEVDNENYEMVWFDEFDQTGSSLDATKWGYDTGYGGDGWGNDEWQLYTDSPENVKIEDGNMVITAAWDSVNYSEPGKRDGSVTSARVNTKDKFSFKYGKVQARVKPPSGAGMWPAFWMLGDSFDSIGWPQCGEIDIMEMSPLYHNDNTTMFTLHWWNDEGQYHDSDGATREFSYSLTDDYHIFEVVWDEQRVIGKIDDITYFVKLIDPGSMDEFMKKFFLIFNVAVGGNLGGSPDEATQWNQNMYVDWVRVFQAEGPDIGTYGIFTDETPVDAGLEVGVNAEIYVWENTLSGGTMPPYEGDNVISWSTTGVGWFGGGISSTLPVDLSGFAYGNIKFMIKIPADVTFKIGINDTDGIENYVTFPANETAFGLVRDGEWGQATIPVEEVKGNVDLEILAYEFIILEQNGTQCDFGLDDIYWAGGGTVPSSVSFDADSYAIDATGAVITVNDLAAALNTVSVDVDNGTETISLDVVLDAVGMGTGTLNFGTTDDATDTIAINPGGSLTATYTDGNGIMKTDTAAIESGSTGDVIGIYTESHNDQMLVYQQIWNSADWSGNPTEPDEESTAVAPVDGTYVLSADFQTGSMGWGGIAFDFGNSGQDISAYNTLIININKSAMPTLDKLGIKFEDTSTGQTEINITYYTPIVTGDWMRYEIPLSDFSTPDLTDIKYLGLWNPQDSSNNLLTGMLYFDDIYLEE, from the coding sequence ATGATAAATAAGATTTTCAGTTTAATTCTAATGGCAGCATTTTTTTTATTTATTTTAAGCAGTTGTGATCAGGTTACGGAGCCAGATACAATTATTGATGAAGTAGATAATGAGAATTATGAAATGGTCTGGTTTGATGAATTTGACCAGACAGGCAGTAGTCTTGACGCAACTAAATGGGGATATGACACAGGATATGGTGGAGACGGCTGGGGTAATGATGAGTGGCAGCTTTACACGGACTCTCCCGAAAACGTAAAAATAGAAGATGGCAATATGGTGATAACAGCAGCCTGGGATTCGGTAAATTATTCTGAACCAGGCAAACGTGATGGATCCGTAACTTCTGCAAGGGTAAACACAAAGGACAAATTTTCATTCAAATATGGTAAGGTGCAAGCTCGGGTCAAGCCACCCAGTGGAGCAGGGATGTGGCCTGCCTTCTGGATGCTTGGCGATAGTTTTGATTCAATAGGCTGGCCCCAGTGCGGTGAGATAGACATCATGGAGATGAGCCCCTTATACCATAATGATAATACAACCATGTTCACGCTTCATTGGTGGAATGACGAAGGACAATATCATGATTCTGATGGGGCAACACGAGAATTCAGCTATTCACTCACTGATGATTATCATATATTTGAGGTGGTGTGGGATGAACAGAGAGTGATCGGGAAGATAGATGATATTACCTATTTTGTTAAATTAATAGATCCAGGTTCAATGGATGAATTTATGAAGAAATTCTTCTTAATATTTAATGTAGCGGTTGGTGGCAATCTGGGTGGATCACCAGATGAGGCGACCCAGTGGAACCAGAATATGTATGTGGACTGGGTACGAGTATTTCAGGCTGAGGGTCCAGATATTGGTACTTATGGAATATTTACAGATGAAACCCCAGTGGATGCTGGTTTGGAAGTTGGTGTAAATGCTGAGATATATGTTTGGGAAAATACCCTTTCTGGAGGAACGATGCCTCCTTATGAGGGTGATAATGTGATATCATGGTCAACAACTGGAGTCGGCTGGTTTGGAGGTGGAATCAGTTCTACATTACCGGTAGATCTTTCAGGATTTGCCTACGGTAATATAAAATTCATGATCAAAATACCGGCAGATGTGACCTTTAAAATAGGAATAAATGATACAGATGGAATCGAGAATTATGTGACCTTCCCGGCAAATGAAACTGCCTTTGGTCTGGTTAGAGATGGTGAATGGGGACAGGCAACCATACCTGTAGAGGAAGTTAAGGGGAATGTAGATCTGGAGATACTGGCTTACGAATTTATCATTTTAGAACAAAATGGCACACAATGTGATTTTGGCCTTGATGATATTTACTGGGCTGGTGGCGGAACAGTTCCGAGCAGTGTTTCCTTTGATGCAGACAGCTATGCAATTGATGCTACTGGTGCAGTGATCACAGTGAATGATCTGGCTGCTGCGTTAAATACAGTTTCCGTAGATGTAGATAACGGGACAGAGACGATCAGTCTTGATGTTGTTCTTGATGCAGTGGGCATGGGAACAGGGACATTGAATTTTGGTACTACAGATGATGCTACAGACACAATCGCAATTAATCCCGGAGGCTCATTAACAGCTACATATACTGATGGTAATGGAATAATGAAAACTGACACGGCTGCAATTGAAAGCGGCTCAACTGGAGATGTTATTGGTATCTACACAGAATCTCATAACGATCAGATGCTGGTATATCAGCAGATCTGGAATAGTGCTGACTGGAGTGGTAATCCCACGGAACCAGATGAAGAAAGCACAGCAGTTGCTCCAGTGGACGGCACCTATGTACTATCAGCAGATTTTCAGACGGGCAGTATGGGCTGGGGTGGAATAGCTTTTGATTTTGGTAATTCCGGTCAGGATATTTCTGCTTATAATACCTTGATAATAAATATCAATAAATCAGCTATGCCAACTTTGGATAAGCTGGGCATTAAATTTGAAGATACCTCAACAGGACAAACAGAGATCAATATTACTTATTATACCCCTATCGTAACAGGAGACTGGATGAGATATGAAATCCCGTTAAGTGATTTTAGTACACCAGATCTCACTGATATCAAATATTTAGGTTTATGGAATCCCCAGGACAGCAGCAATAATCTGCTTACTGGAATGCTCTATTTTGATGATATCTATTTAGAAGAATAA
- a CDS encoding MFS transporter: protein MIKEKVESTNSRHVVPFGQKVAFGIGMLANQMFPAVLGIFMVVLVQDLGFPGWMWGMLFFLPRVFDAITDPIMGYISDNTKSKWGRRRQYIFIGSIIMGIAFIVMWQLYRVNGVEYNFIYFLLFSFVFYLGLTIFSVPYVAMGYEMSNDFHERTSIMAVAQWIGQWAWVIAPWFWVIMYNKGWFPSADIATRTLAIWVGIICMLLAMVPAIFLKSKSTVGENYSPLNLNAIGSSLLEIFSNFKEAFRIPQFVKLCVSTFFIFNAFNTIAAFSFFIIVWHLFSGNAEAAGIWPTLFGSLASLVTTFLVIPTVARMSKLLGKKKAFILSQSISIFGYFLLWFLFVPGKPYMFIFALPFFSFGIGSLFTLMMSMTADVMDLDELNSGKRREGVFGAIYWWMVKFGFAIAGLLTGIIMSVVGFDASAATQTEGAITGLRIFYSGFPILGTTIAILLMRNYDLTEKRANEVRVELEKRHAQKIEDEKLNLEKS from the coding sequence ATGATAAAAGAAAAAGTTGAATCAACAAATAGCAGACATGTAGTTCCATTCGGACAGAAAGTTGCTTTTGGCATTGGTATGTTAGCCAATCAAATGTTTCCTGCGGTCCTGGGAATATTTATGGTTGTCTTGGTCCAGGATTTGGGTTTCCCGGGTTGGATGTGGGGAATGTTATTTTTCCTGCCAAGAGTATTTGACGCTATTACGGATCCCATCATGGGTTATATTTCGGATAACACTAAATCGAAATGGGGCAGACGAAGACAGTACATCTTCATTGGTTCGATCATCATGGGAATTGCGTTTATTGTTATGTGGCAATTATATCGTGTGAATGGAGTCGAGTACAACTTTATTTATTTCCTTCTCTTTTCGTTTGTCTTCTATCTAGGTCTTACCATTTTTAGTGTGCCTTACGTTGCAATGGGCTATGAAATGAGCAATGATTTTCACGAACGTACAAGCATTATGGCCGTAGCCCAATGGATCGGGCAGTGGGCCTGGGTTATTGCTCCCTGGTTTTGGGTCATCATGTACAACAAGGGCTGGTTTCCATCGGCGGATATAGCTACAAGGACACTTGCGATATGGGTGGGGATCATCTGTATGTTGCTTGCTATGGTTCCAGCAATATTCCTAAAAAGTAAATCGACAGTCGGAGAAAACTACTCCCCCCTTAATCTAAATGCAATCGGGAGCAGTTTATTAGAAATCTTTTCAAACTTTAAGGAAGCGTTTAGGATCCCTCAGTTTGTAAAATTATGTGTCTCCACATTTTTTATTTTTAATGCATTTAACACCATTGCGGCGTTTTCATTTTTTATTATAGTTTGGCATTTATTTAGTGGAAATGCAGAGGCTGCTGGTATTTGGCCTACACTTTTTGGCAGCCTGGCTTCATTGGTAACTACCTTTTTAGTGATTCCTACTGTTGCTCGCATGTCTAAGTTACTTGGAAAAAAGAAAGCATTTATTCTCTCACAAAGCATCTCAATCTTCGGCTATTTCTTGTTGTGGTTTCTCTTTGTTCCGGGAAAACCTTACATGTTTATCTTTGCGCTACCTTTCTTTTCCTTTGGGATTGGGAGTTTATTTACCTTGATGATGTCAATGACTGCAGATGTGATGGATCTGGATGAGTTAAATTCAGGAAAACGTCGCGAGGGGGTATTTGGTGCTATTTATTGGTGGATGGTCAAGTTTGGCTTCGCTATCGCAGGATTATTAACTGGTATTATTATGTCAGTAGTAGGATTCGATGCCAGTGCTGCTACGCAAACTGAGGGCGCGATAACAGGATTGAGAATTTTTTATTCCGGATTTCCAATACTGGGTACGACTATCGCTATTTTACTGATGCGTAATTATGATTTAACTGAAAAACGTGCAAATGAAGTTCGTGTTGAACTGGAAAAACGTCATGCTCAAAAAATTGAAGATGAAAAGCTTAATTTAGAAAAATCTTAG
- a CDS encoding glycoside hydrolase family 30 beta sandwich domain-containing protein gives MMRKNIFKTLVFIILLILFFGCGANKSNKLGSTSEILLTSAEGDKLNEMENVTFKAGKAEGIVISIYPDSIKQTIDGIGTSFTESSAFVLAHLEKERRREVMEKIFGEKGADFTLTRTHIGACDFTVKGKYSYAAKADAELENFNISEDTKGFKQVEYPGIKDESYDLLPMIKEALAIKQAQQDGELRIVSSAWTAPYWMKDIEQWYIPGAPENNWQGTGGSLKKEYISTYADYLVKYLNVYKAEGVDIWGLTPVNEPHGNNGQWESMNFTPESQNEFIKNFLGPKLQTAGYDNTKLFIFDQNRDGLEEWANVIFADQETSQYVDGAAVHWYESTNKVYEDVFDRVHAQYPDQSIIHTEGCIDDLGKDAPGGVTDPEGYTESNWFDNDDFWWSKSATDWAYSVTWQGVKVEDHPMYVPVHRYARNIIVSLDHWANGWIDWNVVLDKDGGPNHVGNFCGAPIMIDTAAQNVYYTPIFYVLAQFSKTIRPGDIAVKTQKQLVDLGNDDLHTCATLNSDNVLSIQVLNTADNKINYKLQIGEQFAEIEILANAVQTVRVQL, from the coding sequence ATGATGCGAAAGAATATATTTAAAACACTAGTTTTCATTATTCTTTTAATATTATTTTTCGGTTGTGGAGCCAATAAAAGTAATAAACTTGGCTCCACGTCCGAAATTCTGCTCACTTCAGCAGAAGGTGATAAATTGAATGAAATGGAAAATGTCACATTCAAAGCTGGAAAGGCTGAAGGAATAGTAATCAGCATTTATCCTGACAGCATAAAACAGACGATTGACGGTATCGGAACCTCGTTTACAGAATCATCAGCCTTCGTTTTGGCTCATTTGGAAAAAGAGCGCAGGCGAGAAGTGATGGAAAAGATATTTGGTGAGAAGGGAGCTGATTTTACTTTGACAAGAACGCATATTGGTGCCTGTGATTTTACAGTGAAAGGCAAGTATTCCTATGCGGCTAAAGCAGATGCAGAACTGGAAAACTTCAATATATCTGAGGACACTAAAGGATTTAAGCAGGTAGAATATCCTGGTATCAAGGATGAATCCTATGATCTTTTGCCTATGATCAAAGAGGCATTAGCAATTAAGCAGGCTCAACAGGATGGAGAACTGAGAATTGTTTCTTCTGCCTGGACAGCACCATACTGGATGAAAGATATTGAGCAGTGGTATATCCCTGGAGCTCCTGAGAATAACTGGCAAGGTACGGGAGGATCTCTAAAAAAAGAATATATCTCCACTTATGCAGATTACCTGGTGAAATACCTGAATGTATATAAGGCTGAAGGTGTGGATATCTGGGGTCTAACGCCAGTGAATGAGCCGCATGGCAATAACGGGCAATGGGAAAGCATGAATTTTACACCAGAATCACAGAATGAATTTATCAAAAACTTTCTGGGACCTAAATTGCAGACTGCTGGCTATGATAATACAAAGCTATTCATATTCGACCAGAATAGAGATGGACTTGAGGAATGGGCAAATGTGATCTTTGCTGATCAGGAGACTTCACAATATGTGGATGGAGCAGCAGTTCACTGGTATGAAAGCACTAATAAAGTCTATGAAGATGTGTTTGACAGGGTTCATGCCCAATATCCTGATCAATCGATCATCCATACGGAAGGTTGCATTGATGACCTGGGAAAAGATGCTCCTGGAGGAGTTACTGATCCTGAGGGTTACACTGAGAGCAACTGGTTTGATAATGATGATTTCTGGTGGAGTAAAAGTGCTACTGACTGGGCATATTCAGTAACCTGGCAGGGTGTGAAGGTGGAAGATCATCCTATGTATGTGCCGGTTCATCGTTATGCCCGTAATATAATCGTCAGCCTTGATCACTGGGCTAATGGCTGGATAGACTGGAATGTGGTTCTGGATAAGGATGGTGGACCAAATCATGTTGGCAATTTCTGTGGAGCTCCTATCATGATAGATACTGCTGCACAGAATGTTTATTATACTCCAATATTTTATGTATTAGCTCAATTCAGCAAAACTATTCGTCCTGGTGACATTGCAGTAAAAACCCAAAAGCAGCTTGTGGATCTTGGAAATGATGATCTGCATACCTGTGCTACCCTTAATTCAGATAATGTGTTAAGCATTCAGGTATTGAATACAGCCGATAATAAGATCAATTATAAGTTGCAGATCGGAGAGCAATTTGCTGAAATAGAAATTCTGGCAAATGCAGTTCAAACAGTGAGAGTTCAATTATGA